TATTGGGTATATCAAAGGAAGAAGCCTATCCTGATTCGCACTTCTTACCGACGACTTTGTGATGGAGAGGTGTTTTTTTACGTGCAGCTCCTTTACAGATATCATTGGAGATCAGATGACGAAATCATTGCTAACTCCACCACTTACCGTGAAAGGCTTTTCGAGCTGGACCCAGTATTATATGACGCTGCTTTACGGGGACACGCCGATAAAGCTGAACATGGCAATATAGCCCTCAGGAGAGAGTATTGCGAGATGGTTCAAAGAGTTGCGGAGGCGGCTCCGCCAAATGTCCATGATATGGTGTCTGAGCAGCTCCGGCAACTGAATACCATGACGATTCTAGGACTCGCTGATGCTGCAGGCCTTACTCTGAAAGGCGAGCAATACCAGTGCTATAGCATGGTAACGCAAAATATTTCTGCATCTAGGCATCAGGGCCGTATGTTCTTTATAACGGGGCCTGGTGGGACGGGGAAATCTTTTCTCCTGCGTGCTCTGCAGTATTGGTGCGATAGATCCCGAAACCCTTCCTTACTGCTTGCGCCTACTGGGATTGCGGCAAAAAATATTAATGGGAATACAATCCACTCGGCTCTGTCAATCTATAGTAACCGAGGCAGTTACCACACCGGCTTATTTAGGTTCGAAGatcaaaaaaagaaagacctAGAAAAGAAAACCGTGCTTATTATTGATGAAGTATCGATGGTAGATGGCGTACTGCTTGACTACCTCGCCTCCCTTTTCGCCAAACTGAGGAGGAGTAACAGGCCCTTCGGCAACATGCATGTCATCGTTTTTGGGGATTTGATGCAATTGCCCCCTGTGGAAGGCTTGAAGGTCTTCAAGGCCTCGGTTTGGAGGctcttccatcccatctttcTACGACAACCGCAGCGGCAGACAAACGAGAGGTTCTTCAGGATCTTGAACAAGATTCGCTTCGGAATTATCGATGGCGAAGTAAGATGCACTCTGGAAGAACGCTGGCGCCAATATAATCCAGAAAATGTCATATGGAATACCACGTACCTGTCTTCTCTTCGCGATGAGGCTGCGGCACTAAACCATGTCGTTCTCTCCGGCATGCCATCAGAGAACCTTATCTTCGTTTCAAAAGCCGAAGACTTTGAAAATGGAGTAAGGTTGCAATATTTAGAGCACTCGAAAGTATTCAATAAGGGGACAAACTTCGCATCCTCTGTGGTATGTACTGTTGGGGCCAAAGTCATGTTTCTCACAAATAGCATGCTGAGCGAGAGAGGCATATCTAACGGCTCTATGGGTGTTATTACTAATTTGTTTCCTAACGacgaagttgaagctgcatTACCTACTAAAGAAGGTATCCAAGTAAGTTCTTCTACTTGGACCTATAGGACTACCGACTCCTTACCGCCCTTGAAGCCTGGATGCGCGAAGCAGCTAATGCAGTTCAGGTCATGCACTTGCACAAAACTCCGTCGTATTTCCAGACGAATGGGGTGGAATATAAACGTTTACAGCTTCCAATAATCAACGCATTTGCGTTGACAATTCATAAGGTTCAAGGTTTATCGCTGCCAGCTGTTACCGTCGCCTTGAACTCTAATATCTTCTCTGACGGACAAGCATATGTGGCGTTGAGCAGAGCAAAGGATCTCGAACAAGTGTACTTGACCCACTGTGATCTTGGGAGCCATCAAGGCAGACTCAGAAGCaatactcgtgccacgccccactttattggcaCTCGTGGgactcgcaccatctaaagatggtgctcaccaccacaacggccacaccaccacagcGGCCACTTTTTTGGACTGTGAATGTTAGAATCTCTTTAACGCTCTAGGAAATAGCCCAGACTCGTACACTACAGCTGGTTTTAGCTTCCCGGACATCCTCCATTTACGTGCAACTTTGGCCGCTTCGAATATCACCCGTTTGACCACCTTAAttgccttctcatccgcaGCTTgcaccatcctcctcgccttaGCAActgcgtcttcttctctctgccGCACCATATGCCCGGCCCCGGCCACTGTTAGTACCCCTCCTGACTGAAGCGGCGAATTCTTCATCGCCCTGCGTTGTTTTTGGACGCGCTGCGCATATTGCGTCCTCCCTAGATCCCTCTTCGTCTGTAACAGCTCCGTAGCGCTTATCAGGGACCCTCTGATAAACCGACCAATATCGTGTGCAAACTCCGGGTCCAGGTGCTGGTCTTCTTCAAGGAAATCCTCTAGCTTGTCTGCCACCTTATTCATCTGTCTAAGTGTCAACGGCGTGGAAAACGGTGATGAATGAAGTCCTCCCGTGCTTGAAGGAGGCGACGGTGTCTTCTTTGCCTGCCGTTCTTCCAGAATCTTGAGAACTGACTGTGGGTTGAATGGCCAAATTCCAGTCTTCTTGAACGAAGTCAGAATCGTGCTTTCCTTGAATGCCTGCCTGCGGACCTCTTCAATGCAGCTGAGGAACTCGatcttggtgatgttgacaagCCCATCTCGAACCATGACGTCAAGCGCCTTTGCGTGGTAGTGCTTCAAAGGCTGGAAGACCACCACGTCCAGGGGCTGTAGCAAATGGGTGAGATTTGGAGGCAAGCCAAAGGGCACGATATCGTGGGCATCGCAGTACGCGATGAATTCCTTTGTATGGTGTgaaccatggccatcaaggaTGAGTAGACGCTTTTTGCCTACTCTTTTCTTCGCTGTATGCTTGTCGAAGTGTTCAAGCCATTCCAGACCCACTTGATCATTTGTATACCCGCTCGGAGTCGGCCTGATGGCTGTATCTGGGTTCAATTCAGGTTGAGCATACCATTGAGCCATATGGACTTGGCCCGCCACGATCAAGAAAGCAGGAATATACTCCCCACCCGCCGAAATAGCCTCGATTGCAGTAGCAGACTCCCTATTTTCAGGGATTCCAAAGTAGTGGGCTCTCTTCCGCTTGGTAACGATCAGCTGGTCCTTACCAACGCCAATACGGAATCCGGTTTcatccatattccagatATCCTCTGATAGTATTCCCTCTTCCTGGTAGACATGTGAGAGTTTCTGGAAGTACTCGGCAACTCGGCTGAGGTCTTCCGATGCCTGACGGTCAGAGTGAAGCTTCTTTTGAAGTCTCTTGCCGTAGTTGTGACGCCGTAGGAAGCGGGTAGTCCAATTAAGGCCAACCACAGGCGGATGTCCACGATGGGCCAGAGGGGTCCGCTCTCGTAGTATGCAATTGGCTGCGTCTGTAACAAACTCTGGCCGTACTGCAAGGTTGATTCTGTCAAGACGGTCGATATGGTGGCATAGAGCCCTCTCTTCAGTAGCCGATAGCTTTGTATTGGTTGCAGGCCGGCCCTTTTTGGGTGGTCGGCCAGCAAGTCGTCTCCGAAGTCGGCTGCGCGGCACACCAAACTCCCGAGCCACAGTGGCTATTTTAGCCGCAGGAAATTGCTCAAGGTACTGGAGAGCATCTTGAATCCTAGATTCCATCGAAAATGTCCAATTTATTTAAAATTGGTCGAGATCGAGGGTGATTTTCACTAGGGGACGAAAAAGTGGCCgctgtggtggtgtggccgtTGTGGTGGCgagcaccatctttagatggtgcgagtcCCACGAGtgccaataaagtggggcTAGGCACGAGTAGCCTGACCAAGAAACAAAGTTCACCTTCTTGCGTGGGTGAACGGGGGGTGGAAACTTCCGTCGGATAcggttggatggatggattttATTTCGCCCAGAGGGAAGTCCCTATAGGGCCAGGACACTAGTTAGCTAATTGACAATCTTGATTCGTTTGATACTTGACACCCCAAGCCCCACAGATGATCGTCTCGTCTCTTGCAAGCCAACCTCGTCTCCATTAGTTCCTGACAGGCCTGCTTGAAggccaacttctccaagtgTCCAGCATCCTATCCTCAGCAGCTGGAGCGCAGTCTGCCAAACCCGAGGCTGTGTTATGTTAGTACAATTGCATGCTAGATGTTATCTTGTCGCTGGCCGCTGGTCTGCATCCAGTCTTTTCGTAGCCAGCGTAAAGGCAATGGCTGCACGGACGGCTTGCATATCTGGTTTCCACTTGTCGTCATCCGCCGCAGATTTTCctcccaaaaagaaagacaaatTTCCAATCTTGGTTCGTGAGCATTTGATCATGATTTCCCTTTGCATTATCCACTTCTTGCATCGAAAAAGAAAGTGCTCAATTGTCTCCGTGGCCTGACCACACTCACACAATTCCGATTCCACGGCTCCTATTCTGTGGAGATGTCTATTCAGCCGCGTCATGCCTGTCCGAAGCTGGGCCAGCACATCTgactcttttcttttcagTGCGTCATAAAGTGCACGGGTATGCTTGCCCGGCAGCGCCGTGTCGATACGTTTCGAATACTTCCCAACACTTTCCGGGAGTCGTCCCCGCGGCTGTCGCTGCGCGAGCGCCAGACGAAGCGTTGTGGACTTTGTTTGGTACGATGTTGTCTCTGCTATGCAATCTATCTTTGTAGCTCTCTgcgctgctgccttggccatccCTCCCAGCGCAAAGTCCTCGTCCTTGGCGGGCACCCACATGAGTCTAACAGAACATCCTCGTTGCCGCAGGCGCTTGGTCTGGTCGTATATCTCACGAACAGTACATTGGCCGGATTGCTGCCGAGGCCGCCTGATCACTGCTAATGTCGATAGGTTGCTCGATATGACCGTCACATCCCGGAAAGGAAGCTGGTGCGGCATGCACCTCAGCGCCATTGCCACCGCCTCGAGCTCCGCCGTGTACGGGTTCTGTTCGTCTATGGATCCGAGAGTGACCGAGTAGCTGGCTAGCACTCCGCCTGCGCCGTTGATACTCGTATCGTGCACCACGCCTCCCATTCCCACcatgccattcttcatcGAGCTGGACGTTGCTATGATGATGCCTTCGACTTCGCCTGGTGCCTTGGCGGCCTCCGCGAAGTCGTCTTTGCCCAAGACGGGAATGCGGCTGGTCCATGGCGGTAAGGCAAACTCGCGAATAATCTCCATTCGATCCGTGGACGCCGTTGTCACCCACGAAGCAATGGTCTGCATTGGCGACAGGAACCGTTTGCTTGCCTTGTTCCTCAACGCTGCCAGCGGATGTGTTCCGGGAAGGGTCCGAAGGTTGACACAGAGCCTCGTCGCGGCCAGTCTGTGGCGTTCCTCTACCGTTGGGATGCAGGCTTCGGCCTCGGCCACAGCTGTTGCCACGGTTCGAAACGCTCCTGTGATGGCCTGTGCCCCGACCAACTGCGCTTTGTTGAGCCAGGCAGCTTCCCTCGCGCGGCGCGCGTGCATCCAGACATTGGAGGCATAGTCCATCGCCGGCGCGACAGTCGCTACGAACAGCTGCCTCGCCACCTTTGGTcagtgtgtccaatagtgtgatattaccatatatgATTAGATTTTCGAAGGTcatatcatatatgatatgGCCATGACCCTCACCATATCATATGAGGCTGATATGATATGATCacaatatatggtaatatgCACGGCCATATTATTCACGTGATAGTCCTACGTCTGCGAATTGATCGCAGAtacgcaacagcagccggGCAGCCACAGCCCAATCAAAGTCTCATCAGCTATGGAAATTATAGTGGAATCTCTCCGCCTGCATCAAggtcgtcggcaaaggccaccctgctgcctttgccaagccatgattTGAGGCATTCCGTCGCCTCAATACTTTCAATGCCCATGCGATTCCTACGGTCTGTAATAGTGATCTTTGTACCCGAAAACAGGCGTTCTGGCTCCGCCGACATTGCCGGAATGGACAATACATCTAAAGCCATAATAGATAGAGCTGGGTAAGACTTCCTCTGAGTAggctcaagccaccaggatCGAGGATCCGTCATTTCTGGTACTattggagcaagaagataCTTTGTGTACTCGTCCTGACTGAGGCTGCTCCCTTTCCTCTGCTGCGCCCACTTGTGAAAGGAGTTCTTGACCTTATTACCTGCTTCTGACGTCTGAGTAGGGACTGTAACTGCAGTGGATTTATATTCTTTGGTCCAGAAATCCAACATTTGTTTCCGACAAGGCTCCCGCCAGTCTGAAGGCCAATTGTTGTCAATATAGTCCCACTTCCACTGTGGAGATAATACTAGTGCTGCAATATACACCGGCGATCTGTCCGTCAAGCTGTAATACTtatccagcttggcccagcCGGAGTTGCAACAAGGACTCATGAACGGGTCATCCGCATATTTTTCCTTTGCAGTCTCAAACTGCTCAAGGAGGAAGTCCATTGTCGGCAATACTCTGTCAATGGTTGCATTGCGACCTTCTGTCCCTGTTGTGGCATCATAGAAGAACAACAGGAAGTCctggagcttttgcaattcTTGCCAGTCCTTTTCCGACAACAGGTCGTCGCTGTTCTCTTGATACTGGTGGCAAAAGAGGTTGATCGCAGTCTTAAGCTTCGTTGCAGTACGGATCATCGCAtaccaagagttccagcgAGTAGAGTTGTCCCGTACGAGGTTGCGGCCGCCACTGAGCTCTCTGAAATTGGCCAAGCGTTGTGGGCTCCGCTGGATATATGCCACGATATTATGTAGTTTCCCAAGAGGCCCCTTgcgtcgccattgctccATCTCGAGTTCCGTGGGCGTTGTCAAGGCGCTCGTATTattctcatctgcaagagATTCATCGTTGGTCTGAAAGAGAAAGGACTGAGCGGCTAGGTTTATGATATGGCCGTTGCAGCGCAGGCGGTGGTGTTCCGCATTGTAGACAATCTGATACTGGTCGAAAAGTACTATTCACGGGCCACTTAGCATGGGTCACGGGCTGTGAATGCATTGTGGTCTGTAAACCCCCGCTGTACAATGCGTGAGCTGGCTATATGACGTACGTACGCGTAGAAagagccttcatcattgtaccgttgttgtctgcattgtccatcatgaaatagCCCACTTTGGAGGCAATTCCATAGTCGTTGATAATTTCCATAACACAGTCTGCCATATTTGGGCCCGAGTGCTTGCCGTCGAGTTCTCTTAAACCCAGAACGGAGTATTCTAACTGGCCGGATTCGGATGTATAGTGTGCAACAATGCAAGAAACGCAAGGGCATTAGGCGAAGTCCAGAGATCAACTGTGAAGTGTACTTTCGAGAGAGCTGACTGGATCTCGCGTTTGACTCGAAGTTTCTGGGTCTCATATATCCGCAAGGTCCAACTGCGTATAGTTGAAGGAgagtttggcagccagttgtCGATCGCTGGATTCAGGAAGCAAAGTAAGGCCCTGAATTCTGCTTGCTTTGCCATACGAAAAGAGACGCTGCAGGTCGTGATCCACCGTACGTATAGTTGTTCGAGGACGGCGGGTCTACATCGTGAGTTGCAATCGTGGATAGACAGCGGCGTTTATAAtcggtggtttgatgggccTTTTCGAAGGCGTCGACGATTGTGGCTTGCATCAATGCAGTTCGGGTTTCTTGGGTAGAAGATATATCGATATTATGCCGGTCCTTTAGATGGGTTGAAATAACAGttgttccaccagactcgagaTACTCCTTTGCGCAGTACTTGCAGCGCCATATTGACTTCCCCTTCGCATTGAGAGTAACCTCGTTGCGGCCGACGGGTGTAATAGTGTATAGTGCCACACTTTGGAGTAGCGCCTTTTCGTAGCGGCCGAGGCGGTTGTGGAAGGAGAGGACAGTGTAGGAtcatgacatggtgaatCAAGGTTGTCTAATGGCTCGCTCCNNNNNNNNNNNNNNNNNNNNNNNNNCCTGCATCAAggtcgtcggcaaaggccaccctgctgcctttgccaagccatgattTGAGGCATTCCGTCGCCTCAATACTTTCAATGCCCATGCGATTCCTACGGTCTGTAATAGTGATCTTTGTACCCGAAAACAGGCGTTCTGGCTCCGCCGACATTGCCGGAATGGACAATACATCTAAAGCCATAATAGATAGAGCCGGGTAAGACTTCCTCTGAGTAggctcaagccaccagaaTCGAGGATCCGTCACTTCTGGTACTattggagcaagaagataCTTTGTGTACTCGTCCTGACCGAGGCTGCTCCCTTTCCTCTGCTGCGCCCACTTGTGAAAGGAGTTCTTGACCTCATTACCTGCTTCTGACGTCTGAGTAGGGACTGTAACTGCAGTGGATTTATATTCTTTGGTCCAGAAATCCAACATTTG
This portion of the Pochonia chlamydosporia 170 chromosome Unknown PCv3seq00034, whole genome shotgun sequence genome encodes:
- a CDS encoding endonuclease/exonuclease/phosphatase (similar to Metarhizium robertsii ARSEF 23 XP_007826688.1); this encodes MDYASNVWMHARRAREAAWLNKAQLVGAQAITGAFRTVATAVAEAEACIPTVEERHRLAATRLCVNLRTLPGTHPLAALRNKASKRFLSPMQTIASWVTTASTDRMEIIREFALPPWTSRIPVLGKDDFAEAAKAPGEVEGIIIATSSSMKNGMVGMGGVVHDTSINGAGGVLASYSVTLGSIDEQNPYTAELEAVAMALRCMPHQLPFRDVTVISSNLSTLAVIRRPRQQSGQCTVREIYDQTKRLRQRGCSVRLMWVPAKDEDFALGGMAKAAAQRATKIDCIAETTSYQTKSTTLRLALAQRQPRGRLPESVGKYSKRIDTALPGKHTRALYDALKRKESDVLAQLRTGMTRLNRHLHRIGAVESELCECGQATETIEHFLFRCKKWIMQREIMIKCSRTKIGNLSFFLGGKSAADDDKWKPDMQAVRAAIAFTLATKRLDADQRPATR
- a CDS encoding DDE superfamily endonuclease; this encodes MESRIQDALQYLEQFPAAKIATVAREFGVPRSRLRRRLAGRPPKKGRPATNTKLSATEERALCHHIDRLDRINLAVRPEFVTDAANCILRERTPLAHRGHPPVVGLNWTTRFLRRHNYGKRLQKKLHSDRQASEDLSRVAEYFQKLSHVYQEEGILSEDIWNMDETGFRIGVGKDQLIVTKRKRAHYFGIPENRESATAIEAISAGGEYIPAFLIVAGQVHMAQWYAQPELNPDTAIRPTPSGYTNDQVGLEWLEHFDKHTAKKRVGKKRLLILDGHGSHHTKEFIAYCDAHDIVPFGLPPNLTHLLQPLDVVVFQPLKHYHAKALDVMVRDGLVNITKIEFLSCIEEVRRQAFKESTILTSFKKTGIWPFNPQSVLKILEERQAKKTPSPPSSTGGLHSSPFSTPLTLRQMNKVADKLEDFLEEDQHLDPEFAHDIGRFIRGSLISATELLQTKRDLGRTQYAQRVQKQRRAMKNSPLQSGGVLTVAGAGHMVRQREEDAVAKARRMVQAADEKAIKVVKRVIFEAAKVARKWRMSGKLKPAVVYESGLFPRALKRF
- a CDS encoding PIF1-like helicase domain-containing protein, whose product is MVQRVAEAAPPNVHDMVSEQLRQLNTMTILGLADAAGLTLKGEQYQCYSMVTQNISASRHQGRMFFITGPGGTGKSFLLRALQYWCDRSRNPSLLLAPTGIAAKNINGNTIHSALSIYSNRGSYHTGLFRFEDQKKKDLEKKTVLIIDEVSMVDGVLLDYLASLFAKLRRSNRPFGNMHVIVFGDLMQLPPVEGLKVFKASVWRLFHPIFLRQPQRQTNERFFRILNKIRFGIIDGEVRCTLEERWRQYNPENVIWNTTYLSSLRDEAAALNHVVLSGMPSENLIFVSKAEDFENGVRLQYLEHSKVFNKGTNFASSVVCTVGAKVMFLTNSMLSERGISNGSMGVITNLFPNDEVEAALPTKEGIQVMHLHKTPSYFQTNGVEYKRLQLPIINAFALTIHKVQGLSLPAVTVALNSNIFSDGQAYVALSRAKDLEQVYLTHCDLGSHQGRLRSNTRATPHFIGTRGTRTI